DNA from Ziziphus jujuba cultivar Dongzao chromosome 2, ASM3175591v1:
CAGGTAATTAGATATCTTATAATTGTTTGAAAAACTTCGTTTTGCTTTTccctatttcattttttcttgatttgcaaaattaattttctttaactGTTATACAGGCATGCAATGAACTGAATCAGACATGGATGGAGTCTGGTAAGCAATGTAGTTTCCTATTTATATACCTTAATGAGAAGGACACTCGTAGTAGTACTAGAAGTTTCAAGGTTGACCTGCTTTTACAGAGCAGCTGGCAAACATAATGTATGTTCTTGAAAATGTGCCTTTAGTGGCTAGTGGATGCCCATGTTCTAGGAGCAGTAAAAAAAGGCTTGTCTTGAATCTGTTTCTGCACAATTTTGATTATGTATAGAGTCAAGCATGTAATTGCACTTAAAATTAGACTCCCATGTTCATGCTATTCACATAAGATGATTTGCAAGAACACTAAAGTAAGAGTTTGACACCAAAAAACAAAGTGGGATCACAAGACTAGagtgtataaaaattttattaagttcTGGGCATTTTCAAACCTCGTCCCACTTACATTAGGTGTTAACTTAATCTGCTGTCATTTTCTATTATAGGTACACAGATTCTGTGTTTTCAAGATCAGTGTGGCATATTCTCCAATGAAGAGTTATGCAAATGCATATCATCTATGTAGAAAAGTACGATCTTCTTTATGAGGAAATTTACATGTAAGCCATGAAATTTGACAGGTGTATCCGAGGATGCTGTTTCAGGTCATATTCAGTTGCTGATTCCTGGGGAAACTGCCTGTTTTGCGTGTGCACCTCCTTTAGTATGCGTTTTTCCCATTTACCTGTGATTGAAGATATTAGAGGATGCTCAATATGAATCTAAAATTCTGACACGTTAAATTTTCGATATGTTACAATTACACCGTTATAAATGGTTTAATGTGTTTgcgtattttattttttgataacattatctactttttcttcttataaatagaaattaaaccttcaaattatttatatggGAATGTTAAACAAGGAGATTTGATTCTAGTTTCTATAAATCTTTTCTTAGGTTGTAGCATCTGGTGTAGATGAACGTACACTTAAGCGGGAAGGGGTTTGTGCTGCGTCTCTACCTACCACCATGGTAAAAAAGTCATCTTCTCGCCTTTTAATAGCCTTTCTTCTTGGGGAGGCACTACTTTCTTTTGCATGCATTCACGTCTTCACTTCTTGTCTGCTTGATAAGTGATGTAGAGTAACCAGACAGAGAAATCTTCTTGTCATTGTGTAAAAGTTAACTGACTGATTCTTGGATTAGTTTTTATGTAGCAGACCGGCAGCGGATGCAATATTAACCAGTTGATTGAAATCTTAAATATCAATATATGATTGAGCATGTTCAATATGCTAAAGATGCACATTCTTATGTTTCAGCTATTTTGATTCCATTCTGTAGGGAGTGGTTGCTGGTCTTCTTGTCCAAAACACACTCAAGTATTTGCTGGAGTTTGGACAGGTTTCCCCATACCTAGTAAGTCCTGCATTTACATCTTCCTTGAAAGCCTAAACTCTTTAGAATGAGGAGAATcatgttttatatttgattgAGCCTTCGTGTGTCAACTCAAATCTGCAATgaaatatagttttttatttatttattttttatcggaGCAATGAAACAGAAATAAAACCTTGCTGTTGCTCCTTgcaaaattgttaaaatatgtAATATCTATTGTCTAATAGCAGTAGTCATATCCCCGTAAATTGATTTGCTTGATTGATTTTCAGGGATATAATTCTCTTAAAGACTACTTCCCTACCATGGAAATGAAACCAAACCCTCAATGTTCAAATGCAGCTTGCCTGCAACGGCAGGTAATGCAACTCAGACCAAAGCCTTGGTGCACCCAAGTTTGATCTTATGATAAGTATAACTAAGGTGATATTTACCATGTTACTGATTTTGGGAAACAATTCTTATTGGCAGAAAGAATACCTACTTGCGAAGCCGGCTAGGGATGCTGCTGCCAAAGCAAAGATGGAAGCTGAAGCATCATCTTCTGCAGAGGGTCCACTTCATCTTGATAATGAATGGGACATAAGGTGCTTCTGCTGATGATAAATTGGtttcaagcaatatatataGGCTAGTTGATAGTTTTTTAGCTTATAGGCATTCATGATAAAGATTGTTGGGCAATCATGCTTGTTCTTATACTTCAAACTTAACCACATGCATTTTAGAGGAACAGATTAACTAGAAGCAAAGCATATAAATAGGATCCTTGGAGCTATAGATTTTGGATGCAGTTCTTCCTTTATCGTTATTTGAAAATAAGCAGTCAAGTTCCataatgttttctttcttttctgtatTGAATTTCCAgtgttgttgatgatgatgagccGGAAGGGATAGACATCAAAAGTTCAGGTAATTCACCTTTTTTGAATTTGTGATGTCAACTTCTAAGAAAGAAGATGTCTTTATGATCCGTGTCTGTGTAGTTGCTACTGTATTCAGGTTCCTATGCCTTACTAGTTAGTAAGTACCAAATTTAAATTGCTTCATAGGTTCTGTGGGTTAAACAAACAAAGATCGTGAATTTATCTGtcatttaaagttaaaataatagTGGGATTTCTTTTGTCTCTTTGGCTGAGAGCTGGTTTCAGATATTCTTATGGTTGGTCTCTTTTGCTTTGCAAACAAAATATATTGAACAAGTCATTGGCTTTCTTCTGATCTGTCTTTCTCCATTTCAGCTGCGCTTCCAGAAGGTCTTACTCGCGAGCTACCAAGTGCCGATGAGTTCCATACCACTCCTGAAGCTCCGGATTCTGCCATTGATGACATAGAAGACCTCCGAAGACAACTTGACGCCCTAAATTCAAGTTAGAAAGCCATCAAAGATGTTCATTGTAGTCTCCATAACTTTACCCAATCCAAGTTTACCTGTGGCTTACATTGCTAGTAATTGTGATCGCACCCTTGGTGGGTTTAAATCTGGCAGACTAATACCAGTAGCGGGGCTTAAGGACAGCCCATTAAGGCCTATGACTAGGGTCCCACAATTTGAGGGCCCAAAATTTTTTTgtccttatatttatatttataattttttttaaaaaattacatttggtgaacttttttttttcctttttttggggggtgaatTATGAAGTTTCTAGAAATAGAAGACTTTTCCTTATATATCAGAAtttcaaccaataaaaaaaatcttatttaattattggtGTCATATAATTTTGTCTTTTTGGTAAAAATCTTTATCGGGgttttaaatctcttaatttggattgaatttttaaatttaagaatcAATTTTCAAAGTTCAAATTATTCTTTTCAACCCAAAAACTATGCCATGGTTAAATTATTGGATAACCCTTTTGTTTATCtaccaaccaaaataataagCCAAACAAACCATAAATCTATGtacttattattttgatataatgTCTTACCGTTCAATCAGCTGACTTTTCTTATTGATGAATTTCAGTCGGCTGACGTATTGTTTTTGGGACGCAATCAGCTGACCTGAACTTTATGCTTTTGATGTACCCAAATGAATGTTTTGTTTGTGTGCCCATGAAATAATAGAAGTTTGAAGAACATAGGtgcatagatttttatttttttattttaaataataataagattaaaaaatatagtttttcCGTATAgattaatattatacatatatattttagtgaaatatttatattaataaatatgaatttttagattaaattaattgaacatTATTTGTCTAATATCTTTATCGTATTTGGAAATGCTTCCCAATACTTATCATATCAAACTTATTGTATCTATACAATCACTATACTCTctctctatatctatatatatattatggagtGAAATTCGAACACAAAAGTTCAAAACCCAATTGAAACTTTAATCGTTGAAGTGAATTCTGTAACTATGTTTTTGagtcctttctttattttttctacataatttatttccttcatttattttttctacataatttatttttcttataacaagacatgaaatgaaaataaaacaaatagaatttataataaataaaattaaaataaaatatttgacaaattcaaatcattttagttatttttgtcATATTGAATTTGTTCAATGTACACTGTTTTTTTCTAGTAATGTTGAATGTACATTGTGCTAAAGATCTTTCAATTCTCAGTTGaagaacataaacaaatataacCAGAGAATTGAAGAACATAAACAAACATAACCAATAAGAAAAGAAACTAaagttatttataaattaaatacccattttcaatttcattcagacaccaactgtttttttttttttttttttaaagaactcCGACATCAAGTTGaaagtattttaatattattattattattattattattattttcctttcatTGAGAAAATTCTCAAAGTAGACCACAATAAAAGATTTAATAACAAATTCCTCCTCATCCACTTGTtcatccatataaaaaaaattaatttatcaatcaaTGAAAAGTGGCAAGGACACCTGcatattttgaatattaattatcaaaatagcACCCACATGGTgtcttaaataataaatatctagCACGCACAT
Protein-coding regions in this window:
- the LOC107418004 gene encoding ubiquitin-like modifier-activating enzyme 5 isoform X1, whose amino-acid sequence is MEVELKETIDELESLKQSLTDPSYRYPIDKLKLRVERLAKFGNSGPLRRSKVKDMSAEVVDSNPYSRLMALQRMGIVQNYERIREYSVAIVGIGGVGSVAAEMLTRCGIGRLLLYDYDKVELANMNRLFFRPEQVGMTKTDAAVQTLSDINPDVVLESYTLNITTVQGFETFMSSLKNKSFSPNKQGSGVDIVLSCVDNYEARMAVNQACNELNQTWMESGVSEDAVSGHIQLLIPGETACFACAPPLVVASGVDERTLKREGVCAASLPTTMGVVAGLLVQNTLKYLLEFGQVSPYLGYNSLKDYFPTMEMKPNPQCSNAACLQRQKEYLLAKPARDAAAKAKMEAEASSSAEGPLHLDNEWDISVVDDDEPEGIDIKSSAALPEGLTRELPSADEFHTTPEAPDSAIDDIEDLRRQLDALNSS
- the LOC107418004 gene encoding ubiquitin-like modifier-activating enzyme 5 isoform X2; amino-acid sequence: MKEYESTRLPLLSGIGGVGSVAAEMLTRCGIGRLLLYDYDKVELANMNRLFFRPEQVGMTKTDAAVQTLSDINPDVVLESYTLNITTVQGFETFMSSLKNKSFSPNKQGSGVDIVLSCVDNYEARMAVNQACNELNQTWMESGVSEDAVSGHIQLLIPGETACFACAPPLVVASGVDERTLKREGVCAASLPTTMGVVAGLLVQNTLKYLLEFGQVSPYLGYNSLKDYFPTMEMKPNPQCSNAACLQRQKEYLLAKPARDAAAKAKMEAEASSSAEGPLHLDNEWDISVVDDDEPEGIDIKSSAALPEGLTRELPSADEFHTTPEAPDSAIDDIEDLRRQLDALNSS